From Streptomyces sp. NBC_00775, one genomic window encodes:
- a CDS encoding FadR/GntR family transcriptional regulator: protein MVKVESTHKVVVVKQHMDNGARRAIFTPLDNRARVETVVRRLSDAIELGLLSDGEQLPGEMELAGQLGVSTVTLREALMALRQQGLVTTRRGRGGGSFVSLPEDPGEERLKARLAGWSTEELRDLGDHWAALSGTAARLAAERTEPDDLQQLRRTLEALSTAADAAARSRVYGRFHVELAAAAQSARLTREQVALQTEVGALLCLVLGDDEYREEVADRHRSVISAVQDGAHDSARALAERCVQDSTARLIALRLSMPRAASGPRPLEGTHEQEPRPGGRRGGDA, encoded by the coding sequence ATGGTAAAGGTTGAGTCAACGCACAAGGTGGTGGTCGTGAAGCAACACATGGACAATGGCGCCCGGAGGGCCATCTTCACCCCGCTGGACAATCGGGCGCGAGTGGAGACGGTCGTCCGCAGGCTCAGTGATGCCATAGAGCTCGGGCTGCTCTCCGACGGGGAGCAACTGCCCGGCGAGATGGAGCTGGCCGGGCAGCTCGGCGTGTCCACGGTCACCCTGCGCGAGGCGCTCATGGCGCTGCGGCAGCAGGGACTGGTCACCACGCGCAGGGGGCGTGGCGGCGGAAGCTTCGTGTCCCTCCCCGAGGACCCCGGCGAGGAGCGGCTGAAGGCCCGGCTCGCCGGCTGGAGCACCGAGGAGCTGCGCGACCTGGGCGACCACTGGGCCGCCTTGTCGGGCACGGCCGCACGGCTGGCCGCGGAGCGCACGGAACCGGACGATCTTCAGCAGCTGCGCCGCACCCTCGAAGCACTGTCGACCGCCGCGGACGCGGCGGCGCGCAGCCGTGTCTACGGCCGGTTTCATGTCGAGCTCGCCGCGGCGGCGCAGTCGGCCCGGCTGACCCGTGAACAGGTCGCGCTCCAGACGGAAGTGGGCGCGCTGTTGTGTCTCGTGCTCGGGGACGACGAATACCGTGAAGAAGTGGCCGACCGTCACCGCTCCGTAATCTCGGCGGTGCAAGATGGGGCCCACGATTCGGCCAGAGCCCTGGCCGAGCGGTGCGTGCAGGATTCGACGGCGCGGCTCATCGCCCTGCGTCTGTCGATGCCGCGCGCCGCGTCCGGTCCCCGTCCGCTGGAGGGCACCCATGAGCAGGAGCCCCGGCCTGGCGGGCGCCGCGGCGGCGACGCTTGA
- a CDS encoding cache domain-containing protein translates to MSRSPGLAGAAAATLDATPEAAVAAQVRSTLEAVFEAVAETRTDTARLLARVAAQNRRPATVDLAALRPGLHLRLTRQELVSGAGFVAAPGLLSDVPAWLEWWQQGSDGDVRPLLLDLDPEHSAYSDYTHWDWFALPRDTGQRAVAGPYVDYLCSDEYSLTLSAPVQVEGRFVGVAAADVYLRHFENAVVPLLQRLPGAAHLVNARGRVAASADPAHLAGSLTKGPDFGAVLASARTARFDRMRLVPCDGVPLVLVVLDD, encoded by the coding sequence ATGAGCAGGAGCCCCGGCCTGGCGGGCGCCGCGGCGGCGACGCTTGACGCGACGCCCGAGGCGGCCGTCGCCGCCCAGGTCCGCTCCACGCTGGAGGCCGTGTTCGAGGCGGTGGCCGAGACCCGTACCGACACCGCGAGGCTGCTCGCCCGGGTCGCCGCGCAGAACCGGCGCCCCGCGACCGTGGATCTGGCCGCACTGCGCCCGGGGCTCCATCTCCGGCTCACCCGGCAGGAGTTGGTGTCGGGCGCCGGATTCGTCGCGGCGCCGGGGCTGCTGAGTGACGTACCGGCGTGGCTGGAGTGGTGGCAGCAGGGCTCCGACGGGGACGTACGGCCGCTGCTGCTCGACCTCGATCCGGAGCACTCCGCGTACTCCGACTACACGCACTGGGACTGGTTCGCCCTCCCCCGCGACACCGGGCAGCGCGCGGTCGCCGGGCCCTATGTGGACTACCTGTGCTCCGACGAGTACAGCCTGACGCTGTCCGCGCCCGTGCAGGTGGAGGGACGGTTCGTCGGGGTCGCCGCGGCCGACGTGTATCTGCGGCACTTCGAGAACGCCGTCGTCCCGCTGCTCCAACGGCTGCCGGGGGCGGCCCACTTGGTGAACGCGCGGGGCCGGGTGGCCGCGTCCGCCGATCCCGCGCATCTGGCCGGATCGCTCACCAAGGGCCCGGACTTCGGTGCCGTACTGGCGTCGGCGCGGACCGCGCGCTTCGACCGGATGCGGCTGGTGCCGTGCGACGGCGTTCCGCTCGTGCTCGTGGTGCTGGACGACTGA
- a CDS encoding MmyB family transcriptional regulator, whose translation MAYQAGRQRSQPRPVPESLEAQAYLQDYAALLEAVPFPSVVFDHRWDVVLSNAAFETLFDGVGPHPTAMPGDNFLRFVLFHPDAATVLGDHESSWCLPMLAHFAAAVELHGQDRGLQSIRRDIAQDPIMDAAYRHGLPHWIRAVGPGAVEHDGAVRPLVHPEPRWGSTECRIVDDTPKTLRDMGYTRMTLVLRETRQAAAGPRKVRKTRNGAAELRAV comes from the coding sequence ATGGCGTACCAGGCAGGAAGGCAGCGGTCCCAGCCGCGACCTGTCCCCGAGAGTCTCGAAGCTCAGGCGTATCTCCAGGACTACGCCGCCCTCTTAGAAGCCGTCCCGTTCCCCTCCGTCGTCTTCGATCACCGCTGGGACGTCGTGCTGTCCAACGCCGCGTTCGAGACACTTTTCGACGGCGTCGGCCCCCATCCGACGGCCATGCCCGGCGACAACTTCCTTCGGTTCGTGCTCTTCCATCCGGACGCGGCCACGGTCCTCGGCGACCACGAGTCGAGCTGGTGCCTGCCGATGCTGGCCCACTTCGCGGCCGCCGTGGAGCTCCACGGCCAGGACCGCGGACTCCAGTCGATCCGCCGGGACATCGCCCAGGACCCGATCATGGACGCCGCCTACCGGCACGGGTTGCCGCACTGGATCCGCGCGGTCGGCCCGGGCGCCGTCGAGCACGACGGCGCCGTACGCCCGCTGGTGCACCCCGAGCCGCGCTGGGGCAGCACGGAGTGCCGGATCGTCGACGACACGCCCAAGACCCTCCGGGACATGGGCTATACGCGGATGACGCTGGTCCTGCGCGAGACGCGGCAGGCGGCGGCCGGACCGCGCAAGGTCCGCAAGACGCGCAACGGAGCGGCGGAGCTGCGGGCGGTGTGA